GTACAATGATCATTCCTATTATCACTCCAGTATTGATATCTACTTGTAAAAATCTAGAGAATACTACGCCAACCCCTCGCATTTGCCCTGCTACATAGGTAAATGACACTATAAGTGCACAAAGTACGGCTACAATACGTGCGGTTTTTGAATAATATCTATCACCTATAAAATCGGGAACCGTAAACTTTCCAAATTTTCTTAAATACGGAGCTAATAGTAGTGCTAGCAGTACATAGCCACCTGTCCAACCCATGAGGTAAACAGAGCCATCATAACCTGCAAAGGAAATTATACCGGCCATAGAAATGAAAGAGGCGGCCGACATCCAATCGGCTGCGGTTGCCATTCCGTTGGCAAGTGGAGAAACTCCGCCGCCAGCAACATAAAAATCTTTTGTAGAACCGGCTCTAGACCAAATTGCGATTCCTATATAAAGGGCGAAAGTGAGTCCTACTAAAATATACGTCCAGGTTTGAACACTCATAATGCGGTTTTTTGGTGGTTGATGGTTGTGGTGTTATTCGTTGTAGCCGTATTTTTTATCCAACTTGTTCATGAGTTTTACATAAACAAAGATTAGTATAACAAATACGTAGATTGACCCTTGCTGTGCAAACCAAAAGCCTAGTTTAAAACCTCCTATTTTAATGGTATCCAAAGTTTCTTTGAATAGGATGCCTGCACCAAAGGAAACGATAAACCAAATAGCAAGTAAAATGAATAAGTACCTGACGTTTTCTTTCCAGTAGGCCGATGCTTTCTTTTGTTTATCTGACATTTCTATTTCTGTTTTAATGAAGTGAACTTCCTTTGGGTTGATCTAAAGAAACTTCACATATAATTACTGCTACACAGCGATTTACTTCCGCTTATTTAAATAATGATTATCGGGTAAATTAAGTAAAAAAGTTTAATTGGGTATGAACAATACTCCGCTAGAGGAGTCTTTTTTTGCTCCGGTCACAGATGAGAGTACATTTGTTAATTGCTCAACCCTTAAAACACCCATTAATGCAAATACTAGAGCTTCTTTAAATTCAATAATAATTTTATCAGGTACAACTACTTTTGTAGTGGTACCCAATTTTTGTTGTAAAGTTTCTATTAAAAATGAGTTCAATGCCCCGCCGCCAGTAATCAATAATCGTTGGTTTTTATGTATATAATTCAGCTGAATCTGCTGGG
The genomic region above belongs to Maribacter hydrothermalis and contains:
- a CDS encoding DUF4212 domain-containing protein, which gives rise to MSDKQKKASAYWKENVRYLFILLAIWFIVSFGAGILFKETLDTIKIGGFKLGFWFAQQGSIYVFVILIFVYVKLMNKLDKKYGYNE